The Amycolatopsis jiangsuensis nucleotide sequence AGTCCGCGGCGACTGGCGCACACCGGGTCGCGCCGGTGAAGAAGCGGCGCTCCGTGGTCGAAGAGTCCACTGTGGATCTGGAGATCACCGAGAAAGGCCTGCGCGAGTTCGTGGTGGCGCAGGCAGCCGACCTGCTCGGATACGGCGACACCGACGCCATCGACCCGGATGCGCACTTCCTCGAGGCGGGATTCGACTCGCTGAGCGCAGTGGAGTTGCGCAACCGCATCACGAGCGCGACCGGCATGGCGCTGCCGGCGTCGGTCGTGTTCGACCACCGCACTCCGGCCGGACTCGCCACGCACCTGCTCGGTGCGCTCACCGGACCCGGAACCGGGGAGAACGCGAATCCGTTGAAGGACATGTTCTTCGGAGCGGTTCGTGGCGGCCGGGTCGAGGACGGCATCGCACTGCTGGCCGCCGCGGCGAACCTGCGGCCGAAGTTCACCGGAGTCGCCGACCTCGGCGAGGAACCCCGTGCACTCGACCTGGCCGAAGGCCCGGCCGCACCCCGGCTGCTGGCCGTTCCGCCGCCCGCGGCGATGGGTGGCGCCTACCAGTACGCGAAGCTGGCCGCCCGGTTCCGGGGAACGCGGGGCTTCTCCGCCCTGCCGACGCCCGGTTTCCTGGCCGGGGAACGGATTCCTGCCGACGTCGAGTCCCTGCTGGACGTGCTCGCGGAAAGCGTCCGGCTGACCGCGGGCGACGAGCCGTTCGCGCTGCTCGGCTACTCCTCCGGGGGTGTGCTGGCCTACAAGCTGGCCGCGCGGCTCGAGGAGACCGGCCGGGCTCCGGCCGCGATCGTGCTGCTCGACAGCTACGAGATGAACGGCGGCGGGGAGCAGACCGCGGACACCGTCGCGGACATGGCCTCCGGCATGCTCGAACGGGAGGACCAGTACGGCCCGTTCGACCGGGACAAGCTCACCGCGATGGCGCACTACCTGGGCTTGCTCGACGGCCTCGGCCTGCCCGCCGTCTCCGCGCCGACGGTGCTGCTGCAACCCGAGCACCGCTTCACCACCGCCGGCGACGATCCCGCGCGTGCGAGCGAAGACCCGGCGACCTGGCGTACGACGTGGCACCGCGCGGACACCGTGGTGACGGTGCCGGGCGACCACTTCAGCCTGGTGGACTCGGACGCCGAGACCACCGCGAAAGCCGTGCACACCTGGCTGGAGACCCTCTGAACGGCGGGGCACACCCGTCCCGCTTCGCCCCGGCCGTAGGGTCCGGTGGTCAGGACTCCACGAGGGAGGCGCGATGAGCAGGCAGCAGCGGGAGCAGGTCGACGCGGCGATCCGGGCACGTCCCCCGGGCAATCACGAATCCGTCGAGCAGTTCCGTGCCGAGTTCCGGGAAACGATGGCCAACACCCTCGTTCCCGGCGGGATTCGCACCGAGGAGACGAAGCTCGGGGGCCGGCGTGCCCTGCTGGTGGAACCCGCCGCCGATCCGGGACCGGGCACGATCCTGTACTTCCACGGTGGCGCGTTCGTCGTCGGCTCACCCGAGACCGCGCTCTCGCCCACCGGGAACCTGGTGACCCGGACCGGTTTCCGCGCGTTCTCCCCGGACTACCGGCTGGCCCCGGAGGACCCGTACCCGGCGGCGGCCGACGACGCGCTCGGCGCCTACCGTGACCTGCTGGAGCAGGGCGTGGACCCGGAGTCGATCGTGTTCGCCGGGGACTCCGCCGGTGGTGGCCTGAGCATCACCACCTGCTTGTCCGCTCGCGACGCGGGACTGCCGTTGCCCGCAGCGGTCGTGGTGTTCTCCGCGTGGCTGGACCTGACCGGCACCGGCGAAAGCATCGTGACCAGGGCGGCCGCCGATCCGATGTTCACCCCGGAATCGCTGGCCGGGCCCGCGGCGCTGTACCTCGCCGGGCAGGACCCGCGGCAGCCGCTGCTCAGCCCGGCGGTCTCGGCCGACTTCACCGGGTTGCCGCCGCTGCTGCTCCAGGTGGGCACCAACGAGATCCTGCTCGACGACTCGACCAGGGCGGCCGCGCGGGCGCGGGAGGCAGGGGTGGACGTGATCCTGGACGTCGTCGCCGGCGTGCCGCACGTGTTCCCGTGCTTCACCGGGATGCTCGACGAGGCCGACGAGGCGCTGGACCGGGCGGGACTCTTCCTGCGCCAGCGGGTCAGCGCGCGGCGCTGAGCAGGGCGGCGATCCCGTCCAGCACGCGCTCCAGCGCGAACCCGGCCGTCGCCGGGGCGGGGAAGCGCCCCGCCTCGGCGAGACCGGCCAGATGCGGGTAACCCTCGTCGGCGAGCCGGGGCCGCAGGAAGGCGCGTACGTCGTCCACCGGGGTGTCCGCGGAGTCCGGGCCGGTCAGTGCCCGGCGCCGTTCCGCGGTGGTGTGGGCCAGATCCGTGACCAGCTCGGCGCAGCCCAAGGCGTCCACTTCGGACAAACCGGCTCCGGTCAGGGTGACCAGCAGCAGTTCCGTCCAGCGCAGGCGGTGCGGGGTCAGGCCACCGCCGCGGTAGGGCACTTCCAGCAGCCACGGCCGGGCCGCGTACCGCTCGAGCGCGGCCTCGGTCCACGCCCGGACCTCCTCCCGCCAGCTGCCGGCGGCCGTCCGCTCCGGCGGCGGCCCGAACCCGGCGTCGGCGAGCAGGGCGACCAGCTCGTCCTTCGACCCGACATAGCGGTACAGCGCATTGGTGGTCAGGCCGAGCGAGGCGGCGATGTTCGGCAGTGACGCCGCGGCCAGACCCTCCGTGTCGGCCAGCTCGACGGCGGCCGCGACCACCTCCGCGACGGTGTGCGCGGGCTTCGGGCCGCGGCGCGGCCGGGGGCCGCCGAGCCAGGCGGGGGCCAGGCCGGGAGGGAGATCACGCGGGTCGGGCTCGATCGGCATCTTTCGCTCCGGGACGTCCTTCAGTAAACTGTGCAAGTCTTACACTGATCTGGGCTGGGGGCGAGCGGACGTGAGCGAGACCAACCGGTCCGGGTTCGGGCGGGTCACCGAGCTGGACCGGAAGCTGGCGGCCACCGAGATCGAGCACGCCCGCTCCGCCGGACAGTACGACGGGCAGGAAGCGGCCCGCCGACTGGCCCGGGTCCGGCTCGCCGGTTCGCGTCCGGCGTTGCGCGCGGCGATCGAGGGTCGTCCGGATGCGCCGGCGCCCGCGCTGCTGGAGGCTGCGCCGCGGCTGGCGTTCGGGCTGTGGGTGCTCGTCGCCGGGGTGAACGTGCTGATCTGGTTCTTCATCGGGGTGATCGGCGGCCAGTGGGACCCGCTGTGGCTGCTGTGGGTCCTGCTCGGCGGTGGCGTGCTGGTCGTCGGCGTGTGGAGCGTCCGCGACTTCGACCGGCGCACCCGCGCCGCCGCCCGCGGGTCCGGCTGACCCCTGCGGGCCCGGTACCCCTCAGGCTCCAGGGGAGGGGTGGCTACCGCTTTCGCCCGGGTTCCGCTAAACTGTGCACGCCTTACACAGTTAATTGACTCCGCCGAAGCCGTATTGGGGGCCTCATGCCGGAGAGCACCGGAGAAACCCGCTCAGCGAGCGGACTCGCTCGCCGGATCGTCACCATCGTCTGGGCCGTCGTCAGTGGCGTCCAGTTCGTGATCTGGCTGCTGATGAGCCTGATCAGCATGTCCTTCAAGGCCCCGTTCTGGCTCTGGACGGTCGGCGTCGGCGGGGTACTGCTCGCCCTGTGGTGGTATCTCGGCTCGGAACGCCGGGGTGCCGGGAGCGGATCGGAGTGAACGACGTGCCCACGATGACTTCCGTCGAGACACCGGTCCAGCTGGACGCGGTGCACAAGACCTACGGCTCCGGCGAAAGCGCGGTCGAAGCGCTCGCCGGGGTCTCCGTCGGCTTTCCGGCCGGGTCCTTCACCGCGGTGATGGGGCCCTCCGGTTCCGGCAAGAGCACGCTGCTGCACTGCGCGGCCGGGCTGGACAAGCCGACCTCGGGCCGGGTCACCCTGGTGGGGACCGACCTGAAGGGCAAGAGCGAGACCAAGCTGACCGAGCTGCGCCGGCAGCACGTGGCGTTCATCTTCCAGTCCTTCAACCTGATGCCCGCGCTGAACGTCGAGCAGAACGTCACCCTGCCCACCCTGCTGGCCGGCCGCGAGCCGGACCAGGCGTGGGTGAGCCAGGTGCTCGCCCGCGTCGGGCTGACCCAGCGGGTGAAGCACCGGCCGGGTGAGCTGTCCGGCGGGCAGCAGCAGCGCGTGGCGATCGCCCGTGCGCTGGCCGCCCGGCCGCAGGTGGTGTTCGCCGACGAGCCCACCGGCGCGCTCGACACGAACACCGCGCTCGAGGTGCTCGGGCTGATGCGGGAGCTGGTCGACGCGGGCCAGACCATCGTGATGGTCACCCACGATCCGGTCGCCGCGTCCTGTGCCGACACCGTGCTGTTCCTCGTGGACGGACAGATCGTCACGCAGATGGCGACGCCGACCGTGGAGGCGGTGGCCGGCACCCTGGCGCAGCTCGGCGCCCGGGCCAAGCAGGCCAGGGGGCAGCGGTGAGTTCGCGGCGGGTGGTGCTCGGCCTCGCGCTGTCGAGCCTGCGGTACCGCGCGGCGGCGTCACTGGCGTCGTTCGTCGCGATCCTCATCGGGTGCGGACTGCTCATCGCGTGTGCCGGTTTGTTCGAGACGGCGATCGTGCTGAAGGCGCAGCCCCAGCGGCTGGCCGCGGCGCCGGTCGTGGTCGGCGGGTCCGCCGGTTTCAAGCTGCCGGACGAGGAGTCCCAGGTGGTCCCGTACGCCGAGCGTGCCGGGCTGCCCGAGGACGGGATCGCGAAGATCTCCGCGGTCGAGGGCGTCGGGCAGGCGGTGCCGGACGTGTCGTTCGCCGCGGCGCTGCTGCGGGACGGTGCTCCGGCGGCCGGGTCCGGTACCTCCGTCCTTTCCGGACACGGCTGGGATTCCGCCGCGCTCGGCGGGTACAAGATCGTCGAGGGCGCGGCGCCGGGCGCGACCGGCCAGGTGGTGCTCGACGCGGCCACCGCCGGTGCGGCCGGGATACGTCCGGGGACGACTGTGGACCTCGCGGTCGCCGGGGCACGGCAGTCCTTCCTGGTCTCCGGGATCGCCCGGCCCGCCCAGGAGGTGCAGGCGCCCGGGTTCTTCTTCTCCGCGGCCGATGCCCAGCGCTACAACCCGCATCCGGGCAGCGTCGGGCTGGCCGGGGTGTTCCCGGCCGACGGGGTGGACGCCGACGAGCTGGCCGGCCGGATCGCCGAGCAGGTGCCGGGGCTGACCGTGCTGACCGGGGACGACCGCGGCGCGGCCGAATTCCTCGGCGTCGACGCCGGGCAGCTGCCGTTGATCCTGCTGGCCGCGGTGTTCGGCGGCATGGTCCTGGTGGTCATGGCGCTGGTCGTCTCGGCGACGATCAGCCTCACCGTCCGGCAGCGGCAGCAGGAGCTGGCGCTGCTGCGGGCCACCGGTGCCACGCCGAAGCAGGTGCACCGGATGGTGCTGTTCGAGACGATGGCGGTCGGGGTGCTCGCCGCGGTGTGCGGCGCGGTACTGGGCAGCCTGCTCGGCGGCCGGATCTTCGCCACCAGCGTCTCGCTCGGCATCGTGCCGCACGAGCTGGCGTTCACCCAGGACATCATCGCGTTCGGTGCCGGGATCGTGGCCACACTGGCGATCACCTACGCCGCCGCGTGGTTCGCCGCGCTGGCCGCGGCCCGTGCCCGGCCGATCCAGGCGCTGGCCGAGGCCTCGATCCCGGGCGCCAAGGTGAACCCGTTGCGCCGCATGGGCGCGGTGGTGTTCGCCGCGGCGACCGTGCTGCTGGCCGCGACCACCCTGTTCATGCCGGCAGACACGGCGTCCGCGATCGGCGGGCCCGCCGTGCTGACCGGCGCGATCGCGGTGGCGTTGCTGGGGCCGGAGATCATGGCCTGGGTGGCGGACCGGTTCGGCCCGTTCATCCGGCGGGTCGCCGGACGCGACGCCACGCTCGCGGTGATCAACTCGCGGGCCCGTGCCGTCGCGTTCGCCGCGGTGCTCACCCCGGTCACGCTCGCGAGCGCGGTGGCGCTCGGGAACGTCTATTCGGAGACGACCGCGCAGAAGGCCCAGGTCGCCGCGTACGCCGGGCAGCTGCAGGCGGATGCCGTGGTCAGTTCGGAGGCGGGCGGGATCTCGGCGGACGAGTTCGCGCGGATCCGCAGCACGCCCGGGGTCGGCACGGCTTCGCCGCTGGTCACCAGCTCCGGCTGGATCGAACAGCCCTACGACGGCAACGGCAGCGATCCACTGCGCCTGCTCGGGGTCGCCGGGCAGGACCAGGGCGGCACCGTACTCGCCACCGAGGTCACCGAGGGTTCGCTGGAGCAGTTGCGCGGCAACACCGTCGCGCTGCCCGAGGACGTCGCCGACGACCTCGAGATCAAGGTCGGCGACCAGATCACCATGCGGCTCGGGGACGGCGCCCAGGTGCCGGTGAAGCTGGTGGCGCTGCTGGACAGCCCGTCCAGCTACGCGAGCATGGTGCTGCCTGCCGACCTGCTCACCGCGCACACCACCAGCGGGCTGGCCCCGCAGGTGCTCGTGCGGGCGGCCGAGGGCACCGACGCCGACACGCTGGTGTCCGCGCTGTCGGACCGGACCGCGAACTGGCCCGGTTCCACAGTCGGGGATTCGGACGCGCTCGCCGAGAGTTTCCAGGCGAGCGCGGACGTGGAAGCGCTGATCAACTACCTGCTGGCGGTGCTCGCCATCGCCTACGCCGCGATCGCCGCGGTGAACACGCTCGCGGTGGCGGTGCTGGCGCGGCGCCGGGAGTTCGGCGCCCAGCGGCTCGCCGGCGCGGACCGGCGGCAGGTGCGGCGGATGCTGTTCGTGGAAGGCGGGATCGTGTCGGTGACCGGGCTGGTGCTCGGCATCGTGATCTCGCTGTTCACCGTGCTGCCGATGGCGATCACCACCGGCGAGATCATCCCGTCCGGGCCGATCTGGGTGTTCCTGGCCGTCGTGCTGGCGATCTTCCTCATCGTGTGGCCGGTCACCGCCCTCTCGGCCCGGCTGGCGATGCGGCGCAACCCGATCGACGCGGTCACCCTGCCCGGTCAGTGACAACCACCTCATGAGTGGCGAGTCCGGGCACAACCGGACTCGCCACTCACGAGGCTGCTCGATTTCCCGTTTCCGGAGGGATCCCATGCGTGTACTCCTGGCCGCGCCGTCGTCGCCGTCCCGTCTGCACAGCCTGGTGCCCTTCGCGTGGGCGCTGCGCTCGGCCGGGCACGACGTGAAGATCGCCGGACGTCCTTCGTTCGTCGAGGAAATCCTGCGTACCGGCTGTGTCGCGGTCGACCTCGAAGGCGGGGACGAGGCGGAGCTGGCCGAGTCCGCCGCTCTGGTTGAGTTCGCGAAGCTGTGGCGGCCGGAGGTCGTGGTCTCCGACGCGCAGGCACCGGCCGGTACCGCCGCCGCGCGCGCGGTGGCCGCAGTGGCTGTCCGGCTGCTGGGCGTGCTCGACGAACCGGACGCGTCCGAAGTGGACCTCGCGCTCGACGTCGTCCCGCCCTCGTTACGGGACCCGGGATCTTCGGCAACGCCGGTGCGACACGTGCCGTACTTCGGACCCGCCGTCGTGCCGGCTTGGCTCCGCCGCAAAGCGCGGCGCAGCCGGATCCTGCTTTCGCTGAACGAAGCCGCGGCCTTCGGTCCCGTGTTCGCCGCCGTGTCCGATGTGGACGCCGAACTGGTGTGTGCAGTCGAGCCGAGTGCGCTGCCCTCGGACATTTCCTTACCCGCCAACGTGAAGCTGGTTGACGCCGCGCCACCCGCGGCCGTGCTGCCGACCTGCGCCGCCGTGGTTCACGACGGGGATGGCGCACTCGCGTTGGCCGCGGTGGCTTCGGGGCTGCCGCAGCTGTCGCTGGCCGAGTCCGCTTTCGGCCGTCGGGTGGCCGGTGCGGGCGCCGGGTTGGTCGGCGCGGCGGACGGGATTTCCCGGCTGGTGGCCGACGATGCGCTCCGGGCAGGGGCGGCCGCGCTGGGTGCGGAAGTGGCCGCGTTGCCCGCACCGCGTGCCGTGGTGGCCGATCTCGCGCGGTGAAAGTGGGGCGGTCGCGGCCCCGTTAGGGGTGGGTCGGTCACCAGGTCGTCGGTAGCGTTTCGGGCGTGGCACCTTCCACCCTTTTCCGCGGTTAGGTGGGCGACTGGCGTGATGACCGATTTCCTGTCCGGCGGCATTTCCCGCACTTCCGGCACCGAACCGGGAGGTGCGGTATGACCGGCGAGAACGAGCGCAAGCTGCTCGACTACCTCAAGCGTGCGACCACCGATCTGCGTGAGGCCAAGCGGGCCCTGCAGGACGTGCGCGAACGGGACACCGAACCGATCGCGATCGTCGGCATGGCCTGCCGTTACCCGGGCGAGGTGGATTCGCCGGAGGCGCTGTGGGAGCTGGTCGCCGATGGTACCGATGCGATCGGCGGGTTCCCGTCCGACCGCGGCTGGCCGCTCGACACGTTGTACGACCCCGCCGGGGAACGACCCGGCACCACGAACACCCGCGAAGCGGGCTTCCTGTACGACG carries:
- a CDS encoding alpha/beta hydrolase; the protein is MSRQQREQVDAAIRARPPGNHESVEQFRAEFRETMANTLVPGGIRTEETKLGGRRALLVEPAADPGPGTILYFHGGAFVVGSPETALSPTGNLVTRTGFRAFSPDYRLAPEDPYPAAADDALGAYRDLLEQGVDPESIVFAGDSAGGGLSITTCLSARDAGLPLPAAVVVFSAWLDLTGTGESIVTRAAADPMFTPESLAGPAALYLAGQDPRQPLLSPAVSADFTGLPPLLLQVGTNEILLDDSTRAAARAREAGVDVILDVVAGVPHVFPCFTGMLDEADEALDRAGLFLRQRVSARR
- a CDS encoding ABC transporter permease, producing the protein MSSRRVVLGLALSSLRYRAAASLASFVAILIGCGLLIACAGLFETAIVLKAQPQRLAAAPVVVGGSAGFKLPDEESQVVPYAERAGLPEDGIAKISAVEGVGQAVPDVSFAAALLRDGAPAAGSGTSVLSGHGWDSAALGGYKIVEGAAPGATGQVVLDAATAGAAGIRPGTTVDLAVAGARQSFLVSGIARPAQEVQAPGFFFSAADAQRYNPHPGSVGLAGVFPADGVDADELAGRIAEQVPGLTVLTGDDRGAAEFLGVDAGQLPLILLAAVFGGMVLVVMALVVSATISLTVRQRQQELALLRATGATPKQVHRMVLFETMAVGVLAAVCGAVLGSLLGGRIFATSVSLGIVPHELAFTQDIIAFGAGIVATLAITYAAAWFAALAAARARPIQALAEASIPGAKVNPLRRMGAVVFAAATVLLAATTLFMPADTASAIGGPAVLTGAIAVALLGPEIMAWVADRFGPFIRRVAGRDATLAVINSRARAVAFAAVLTPVTLASAVALGNVYSETTAQKAQVAAYAGQLQADAVVSSEAGGISADEFARIRSTPGVGTASPLVTSSGWIEQPYDGNGSDPLRLLGVAGQDQGGTVLATEVTEGSLEQLRGNTVALPEDVADDLEIKVGDQITMRLGDGAQVPVKLVALLDSPSSYASMVLPADLLTAHTTSGLAPQVLVRAAEGTDADTLVSALSDRTANWPGSTVGDSDALAESFQASADVEALINYLLAVLAIAYAAIAAVNTLAVAVLARRREFGAQRLAGADRRQVRRMLFVEGGIVSVTGLVLGIVISLFTVLPMAITTGEIIPSGPIWVFLAVVLAIFLIVWPVTALSARLAMRRNPIDAVTLPGQ
- a CDS encoding ABC transporter ATP-binding protein, whose amino-acid sequence is MTSVETPVQLDAVHKTYGSGESAVEALAGVSVGFPAGSFTAVMGPSGSGKSTLLHCAAGLDKPTSGRVTLVGTDLKGKSETKLTELRRQHVAFIFQSFNLMPALNVEQNVTLPTLLAGREPDQAWVSQVLARVGLTQRVKHRPGELSGGQQQRVAIARALAARPQVVFADEPTGALDTNTALEVLGLMRELVDAGQTIVMVTHDPVAASCADTVLFLVDGQIVTQMATPTVEAVAGTLAQLGARAKQARGQR
- a CDS encoding TetR/AcrR family transcriptional regulator, which codes for MPIEPDPRDLPPGLAPAWLGGPRPRRGPKPAHTVAEVVAAAVELADTEGLAAASLPNIAASLGLTTNALYRYVGSKDELVALLADAGFGPPPERTAAGSWREEVRAWTEAALERYAARPWLLEVPYRGGGLTPHRLRWTELLLVTLTGAGLSEVDALGCAELVTDLAHTTAERRRALTGPDSADTPVDDVRAFLRPRLADEGYPHLAGLAEAGRFPAPATAGFALERVLDGIAALLSAAR
- a CDS encoding nucleotide disphospho-sugar-binding domain-containing protein, with protein sequence MRVLLAAPSSPSRLHSLVPFAWALRSAGHDVKIAGRPSFVEEILRTGCVAVDLEGGDEAELAESAALVEFAKLWRPEVVVSDAQAPAGTAAARAVAAVAVRLLGVLDEPDASEVDLALDVVPPSLRDPGSSATPVRHVPYFGPAVVPAWLRRKARRSRILLSLNEAAAFGPVFAAVSDVDAELVCAVEPSALPSDISLPANVKLVDAAPPAAVLPTCAAVVHDGDGALALAAVASGLPQLSLAESAFGRRVAGAGAGLVGAADGISRLVADDALRAGAAALGAEVAALPAPRAVVADLAR